Proteins from one Nitrobacteraceae bacterium AZCC 2146 genomic window:
- a CDS encoding nitrile hydratase beta subunit (product_source=TIGR03888; cath_funfam=1.10.472.20,2.30.30.50; ko=KO:K20807; pfam=PF02211; superfamily=50090; tigrfam=TIGR03888): MNGVHDMGGMDGFGKVEPEPNEPMFHAVWEARVLAMVRAMGAAGAFNIDASRFFRETLPPDVYLSSSYYKKWLLGLEDLLMDKGYVARDEIEAGHASVPPKPLKRGGFKLDDVERIMIRGAFGRPAPAPAKFRAGDRVRARNIHPATHTRLPRYVRGHVGVIERDHGCHVFPDTVANDAGENPQWLYTVVFDGAELWGPDGDPTLKVSVEAFEPYLEPA; encoded by the coding sequence ATGAATGGCGTTCACGACATGGGCGGCATGGACGGTTTCGGCAAGGTCGAACCGGAACCGAACGAACCGATGTTTCACGCCGTATGGGAAGCCCGCGTGCTGGCGATGGTGCGTGCGATGGGCGCCGCCGGTGCCTTCAACATCGATGCCTCGCGCTTCTTCCGCGAGACGCTGCCACCCGACGTCTATCTGTCCAGCAGCTACTACAAGAAATGGCTGCTCGGGCTCGAAGACCTGCTGATGGACAAGGGATACGTTGCGCGCGACGAGATCGAGGCCGGCCATGCTTCGGTACCGCCGAAGCCGTTGAAGCGCGGCGGGTTCAAGCTCGATGACGTCGAACGCATCATGATCCGCGGCGCCTTCGGTCGTCCGGCGCCCGCGCCCGCCAAATTCAGGGCCGGCGATCGTGTGCGCGCGAGGAACATCCATCCCGCCACCCATACACGCCTGCCCCGCTATGTCCGCGGACATGTCGGCGTGATCGAGCGCGACCACGGCTGCCATGTGTTTCCCGACACCGTCGCGAATGACGCCGGCGAGAATCCGCAATGGCTCTACACCGTGGTGTTCGACGGCGCCGAATTGTGGGGGCCGGATGGCGATCCGACCCTGAAGGTCTCCGTCGAGGCGTTCGAGCCGTATCTGGAACCGGCGTGA
- a CDS encoding hypothetical protein (product_source=Hypo-rule applied; cath_funfam=3.90.330.10; pfam=PF02979; superfamily=56209), producing MTAPRPSARSAMSAASAIHLVVIENTPQRHNMVVCTLCSCYPWEMLGLPPVWYKAAPYRSRAVKDPRGVLADFGVSLPKDIEIRVWDSTAETRFLVLPMRPEGTEGWSELQLAELVTRDSMIGTGLPKTPGAPS from the coding sequence ATGACGGCACCAAGGCCGTCAGCACGCTCGGCCATGTCAGCCGCGTCGGCGATCCATCTGGTGGTGATCGAGAACACGCCGCAGCGTCACAACATGGTCGTCTGCACATTGTGCTCCTGCTACCCTTGGGAAATGCTCGGGCTGCCGCCGGTGTGGTACAAGGCCGCGCCCTATCGGTCGCGTGCCGTCAAGGATCCGCGCGGCGTGCTGGCGGATTTCGGCGTCAGCCTGCCGAAGGACATCGAGATTCGCGTCTGGGATTCCACAGCGGAAACGCGCTTCCTGGTGCTGCCGATGCGCCCCGAAGGTACGGAAGGCTGGAGTGAGCTGCAGCTTGCGGAGCTTGTGACACGTGACTCCATGATCGGCACCGGTCTTCCGAAAACACCCGGCGCGCCGTCATGA
- a CDS encoding hypothetical protein (product_source=Hypo-rule applied; cleavage_site_network=SignalP-noTM; superfamily=56925): protein MAVPAPRALAIAPFILVAALLVASGHAEAANGAYAVDAADISDLGSCKIESWLSTATNSDFSAVANPSCVVEIVRPVELSVMTNRSRSDGDWSTSIAPKAKINFIPTGIGTFGVSALGGGAFDALTGQNTSMFGEIPATYRLSEIMRINLNAGWLWDRTVDRHYFTYGVGFDWKLTDLFQYTIEMYGQAGASEIRSVVQPKFQTGIRYRPNEIFSIDVIYGHNITGENANWITVGTTVRFPAPENPHESSSHF from the coding sequence ATGGCTGTTCCCGCACCCCGCGCGCTGGCGATCGCGCCCTTCATTCTGGTTGCTGCATTGCTTGTGGCATCGGGTCATGCCGAGGCGGCCAATGGCGCCTATGCCGTCGATGCTGCCGACATCTCCGACCTCGGCTCCTGCAAGATCGAGAGCTGGCTTTCGACCGCCACCAACAGCGATTTCTCGGCGGTCGCCAATCCATCCTGCGTGGTCGAGATCGTCCGGCCGGTCGAGTTGAGCGTGATGACCAACCGCTCTCGCTCCGATGGCGACTGGAGCACCAGCATCGCGCCAAAAGCCAAGATCAATTTCATTCCCACGGGGATTGGCACCTTTGGCGTGTCGGCGCTCGGCGGCGGTGCGTTCGACGCGCTGACCGGCCAGAACACCTCCATGTTCGGCGAGATTCCCGCGACCTATCGGTTGTCCGAGATCATGCGGATCAATCTCAACGCCGGCTGGCTGTGGGACCGCACCGTCGATCGGCATTATTTCACCTACGGCGTCGGCTTCGACTGGAAGCTGACCGACCTGTTTCAGTACACCATCGAAATGTACGGGCAGGCCGGCGCGTCGGAAATTCGCAGCGTGGTGCAGCCGAAATTCCAGACCGGCATTCGCTACCGGCCCAACGAGATTTTCTCGATCGACGTGATTTACGGCCACAACATCACCGGCGAGAACGCCAACTGGATCACGGTGGGCACCACCGTCCGGTTTCCAGCACCGGAAAATCCGCACGAATCGTCGTCGCATTTCTGA
- a CDS encoding CubicO group peptidase (beta-lactamase class C family) (product_source=COG1680; cath_funfam=3.40.710.10; cog=COG1680; pfam=PF00144; superfamily=56601; transmembrane_helix_parts=Inside_1_12,TMhelix_13_32,Outside_33_451) — protein MGSLVVIRKCRGWRFGAGCWIVLAVMTTGWFAPPATAANNLLSERPDLTGFSASGLNRVTVLLDGEVAQGNLAGAIMLIQHRGRPVYYQGFGVRDPQTQAPMTTDTLFRLYSMSKPITSVAAMMLVEEGKLSLDDPISKFIPSFANAKVAIERAGPDGKPVLDLVPARRPISVLDLMRQSSGIISIFSELGLVTKLYVDANLTAGDFDNREFAERLAKLPLAYQPGTVWDYGHSTDVLGRIIEVASGQSLYDFEKQRLFDPLRMLDTSYYVTDPQKVARIAQPMPHDRIIGNESISDPTVVRKWQSGGGGLVSTTQDYARFLQMLLNEGTLDGKRYLTPESVRLMKKNEVSPATDVKPWAYYYPGAGFGYGLGFGVRIAPGSDGVPGYIGELAWGGAAGTYFWAYPDQDMVMLLMVQTPTQRGRIQPILKTLVYEAIEKQLPPFGSPDLNK, from the coding sequence TTGGGTAGCCTTGTGGTGATCAGAAAGTGCCGAGGCTGGCGCTTCGGCGCAGGCTGCTGGATCGTGTTGGCGGTCATGACGACGGGATGGTTTGCCCCGCCGGCAACAGCCGCCAATAATCTGCTGTCCGAACGGCCTGACCTCACCGGCTTTTCCGCCAGCGGACTTAACCGCGTCACCGTGCTCCTCGATGGCGAAGTGGCGCAGGGAAACCTCGCCGGCGCCATCATGCTGATCCAGCATCGGGGCAGGCCGGTCTATTATCAGGGTTTTGGCGTCCGCGATCCGCAGACCCAGGCGCCGATGACGACGGACACGCTGTTTCGGCTGTATTCGATGAGCAAGCCGATCACCAGCGTCGCGGCCATGATGCTGGTCGAGGAGGGCAAGCTCTCGCTCGATGATCCCATCTCGAAGTTCATCCCATCCTTCGCCAATGCAAAGGTCGCCATCGAGCGCGCCGGACCGGACGGCAAGCCCGTGCTCGATCTGGTGCCGGCGCGGCGACCGATCAGCGTGCTCGACCTGATGCGGCAATCCTCCGGCATCATCTCGATCTTCAGCGAACTCGGTCTCGTCACGAAGCTCTATGTCGACGCCAACCTGACGGCCGGCGATTTCGACAACCGCGAGTTTGCCGAGCGGCTGGCGAAACTGCCATTGGCCTATCAGCCCGGAACAGTCTGGGATTACGGCCATTCGACGGACGTGCTCGGCCGCATCATCGAGGTCGCATCGGGGCAATCGCTGTACGACTTCGAGAAGCAGCGGCTGTTCGATCCATTGCGGATGCTCGACACCAGCTACTACGTCACCGATCCGCAGAAAGTCGCCAGAATTGCGCAGCCGATGCCGCATGACCGCATCATCGGCAATGAGAGCATCAGCGATCCCACGGTGGTCCGGAAATGGCAATCCGGAGGAGGCGGCCTCGTCTCGACAACGCAAGACTACGCCCGCTTCCTGCAGATGCTGCTCAACGAAGGCACGCTCGACGGCAAACGCTACCTGACACCAGAATCGGTGCGCCTGATGAAGAAGAACGAAGTCTCGCCGGCGACCGACGTTAAACCCTGGGCGTATTATTATCCCGGCGCCGGCTTCGGCTACGGACTCGGATTTGGCGTCCGCATCGCGCCGGGCTCGGATGGCGTGCCGGGCTACATCGGCGAGCTGGCCTGGGGCGGCGCGGCCGGAACCTATTTCTGGGCCTATCCGGACCAGGACATGGTCATGCTCTTGATGGTCCAGACGCCGACCCAGCGCGGCCGCATCCAGCCGATCCTGAAGACACTGGTCTACGAGGCAATCGAGAAGCAGCTTCCGCCATTCGGCTCTCCCGATCTGAACAAGTGA